A section of the Kribbella sp. HUAS MG21 genome encodes:
- a CDS encoding glycoside hydrolase family 38 C-terminal domain-containing protein has protein sequence MHDDRQLIEERLKRALRERLRPAIYGAAVPLDIEVWHAPGEPVSPAEALAQTYEKAEIGLPWGPAWGTAWFKFSGQVPAEWAGREIEAVIDLGFSGGPGFSAEGLVHTTTGRPLKGLHPRQTYAPLSILGPDGTAASAGDHIEFYVEAAANPEIPLDNANAKVDIGAKLGDTRIYQLTRADLAVFNAEVWDLILDLEALDSLQRELSIQEPRRREILRALSRSLDALDYENVAGTAADARAQLTDVLSRPAHASAHQLSAVGHAHIDSAWLWPLRETRRKVARTVSNVATLAEEYPELVFAFSQAQQHAWVKENYPEVWERLKKAVAEGHIVPVGGMWVESDTNLPGSEALARQFVHGKRFFLDEYGIDTQEVWLPDSFGYTAALPQLVKLSGSKWFLTQKISWNKENKFPHHTFWWEGLDGTRVFTHFPPIDTYNSDLSGRELAHAQRNFAENGAATRSLVPFGYGDGGGGPTREFVATARRVANLESSPRVTIESPTEFFSAAEEEYREHAPVWSGELYLEIHRATYTSQAKTKQGNRRTEHLLREAELWSAAAVVAGKLDSYPYEDLDRLWKVALLHQFHDILPGSSISWVHREAEETYARVAEELNAIIAKAQQALAGAGSERIVFNAAPHGRNGVAGLGAGVATVDGQAVTVENGVLDNGLIRVTIDERGLITSLYDVQAQREVIAPGAVGNLLQLHVDTPNHWDAWDVDSFYKNNVRDVTEVDSVDFSTVDGVATVVVKRSFNRSTVTQTLRVRPGAKRVDIETEMDWHESEKFLKAAYPVDVHADRSASETQFGHIFRPTHQNTSWDAAKFEIAAHRWVHVGEPGYGVAVVNDSTYGHDINRTAREDGGTTTTIRTSLIRAPRFPDPKTDQGVHTVNHALVVGAGIGEAIEEGYRINLPERVVDGAAGVEPIVAVDNPNVIVEALKLADDRSGDVIVRLYESTGGRARATVTPSFAAASVTEVDLLERDLADRELTDGGVSFELRPFQILTLRFKRS, from the coding sequence GTGCACGACGACCGTCAACTCATCGAGGAGCGGCTCAAGCGCGCCCTGCGGGAGCGGCTCCGCCCCGCGATCTACGGCGCGGCGGTCCCGCTGGACATCGAGGTGTGGCACGCACCCGGTGAGCCGGTGTCCCCCGCCGAGGCGCTCGCCCAGACCTACGAAAAGGCCGAGATCGGCCTGCCGTGGGGTCCGGCGTGGGGAACCGCGTGGTTCAAGTTCAGCGGGCAGGTCCCGGCCGAGTGGGCCGGCCGGGAGATCGAGGCGGTCATCGACCTCGGCTTCAGCGGCGGCCCGGGCTTCTCCGCGGAGGGCCTGGTGCACACCACCACCGGCCGGCCGCTCAAGGGCCTGCACCCGCGGCAGACCTACGCCCCGCTCTCGATCCTCGGCCCGGACGGTACGGCGGCATCCGCCGGCGACCACATCGAGTTCTACGTCGAGGCCGCGGCGAACCCGGAGATCCCCCTCGACAACGCCAACGCGAAGGTCGACATCGGCGCCAAGCTCGGCGACACCCGGATCTATCAGCTCACCCGCGCCGACCTGGCGGTCTTCAACGCCGAGGTGTGGGACCTGATCCTGGACCTCGAGGCACTCGACAGCCTGCAGCGCGAGCTGTCCATCCAGGAGCCGCGGCGCCGGGAGATCCTGCGGGCCCTCAGCCGCTCGCTGGACGCCCTGGACTACGAGAACGTCGCCGGCACCGCCGCGGACGCCCGCGCCCAGCTGACCGACGTACTGAGCCGGCCCGCGCACGCCAGCGCGCACCAGCTCTCCGCGGTCGGGCACGCGCACATCGACTCCGCGTGGCTGTGGCCGCTGCGGGAGACCCGCCGCAAGGTGGCCCGTACGGTGTCCAACGTCGCCACGCTGGCCGAGGAGTACCCGGAGCTGGTCTTCGCGTTCTCACAGGCCCAGCAGCACGCCTGGGTGAAGGAGAACTACCCGGAGGTCTGGGAGCGGCTAAAGAAGGCCGTTGCCGAGGGCCACATCGTCCCGGTGGGCGGCATGTGGGTCGAGTCCGACACCAACCTGCCCGGCAGCGAGGCGCTGGCCCGGCAGTTCGTGCACGGCAAGCGGTTCTTCCTGGACGAGTACGGGATCGACACCCAGGAGGTCTGGCTGCCGGACTCGTTCGGCTACACCGCGGCGCTGCCGCAGCTGGTGAAGCTGTCCGGCTCGAAGTGGTTCCTGACCCAGAAGATCTCCTGGAACAAGGAGAACAAGTTCCCGCACCACACCTTCTGGTGGGAGGGTCTCGACGGCACCCGGGTGTTCACGCACTTCCCGCCGATCGACACCTACAATTCCGACCTGTCCGGCCGCGAGCTCGCGCACGCGCAGCGCAACTTCGCCGAGAACGGCGCGGCGACCCGGTCGCTGGTCCCGTTCGGGTACGGCGACGGCGGTGGCGGCCCCACCCGCGAGTTCGTCGCGACCGCGCGCCGGGTGGCGAACCTGGAGTCCTCGCCGCGGGTGACGATCGAGTCCCCGACCGAGTTCTTCAGCGCCGCCGAGGAGGAGTACCGCGAGCACGCGCCGGTCTGGTCCGGTGAGCTGTACCTGGAGATCCACCGCGCGACGTACACCTCCCAGGCCAAGACCAAGCAGGGCAACCGGCGCACCGAGCACCTGCTCCGCGAGGCCGAACTGTGGAGCGCCGCGGCGGTCGTCGCGGGCAAGCTCGACAGCTACCCGTACGAGGACCTCGACCGGCTGTGGAAGGTCGCGCTGCTGCACCAGTTCCACGACATCCTGCCGGGCTCGTCGATCTCGTGGGTGCACCGCGAGGCCGAGGAGACCTACGCGCGGGTGGCCGAGGAGCTGAACGCGATCATCGCGAAGGCCCAGCAGGCGCTGGCCGGTGCGGGTTCGGAGCGGATCGTCTTCAACGCCGCCCCGCACGGCCGCAACGGTGTCGCCGGCCTCGGCGCGGGCGTCGCGACCGTCGACGGCCAGGCCGTCACGGTCGAGAACGGCGTACTGGACAACGGCCTGATCCGGGTCACGATCGACGAGCGCGGTCTGATCACCTCCCTGTACGACGTCCAGGCGCAGCGCGAGGTCATCGCACCGGGTGCCGTCGGCAACCTGCTGCAGCTGCACGTGGACACCCCGAACCACTGGGACGCGTGGGACGTCGACTCGTTCTACAAGAACAACGTGCGCGACGTGACCGAGGTGGACAGCGTCGACTTCAGCACCGTCGACGGCGTCGCGACCGTGGTCGTGAAGCGGTCCTTCAACCGGTCCACGGTGACTCAGACGCTGCGGGTCCGCCCGGGCGCCAAGCGGGTCGACATCGAGACCGAGATGGACTGGCACGAGTCGGAGAAGTTCCTCAAGGCGGCGTACCCGGTCGACGTGCACGCGGACCGGTCGGCGTCCGAGACGCAGTTCGGGCACATCTTCCGGCCGACCCACCAGAACACCTCGTGGGACGCGGCGAAGTTCGAGATCGCGGCGCACCGCTGGGTGCACGTCGGCGAGCCCGGGTACGGCGTCGCGGTCGTCAACGACTCGACGTACGGCCACGACATCAACCGGACCGCGCGCGAGGACGGCGGGACCACGACCACGATCCGGACCTCGCTGATCCGGGCGCCGCGGTTCCCCGACCCGAAGACGGACCAGGGCGTGCACACCGTGAACCACGCGCTGGTGGTCGGCGCCGGGATCGGCGAGGCGATCGAGGAGGGCTACCGGATCAACCTGCCGGAGCGGGTCGTGGACGGCGCCGCCGGCGTCGAGCCGATCGTTGCCGTCGACAACCCGAACGTGATCGTCGAGGCGCTGAAGCTGGCCGACGACCGGTCGGGTGACGTGATCGTCCGGCTGTACGAGTCCACCGGCGGCCGCGCCCGCGCGACCGTCACGCCGTCGTTCGCGGCGGCGTCGGTGACCGAGGTCGACCTGCTGGAGCGGGACCTGGCGGACCGGGAGCTGACCGACGGCGGGGTGAGCTTCGAGCTCCGCCCGTTCCAGATCCTCACGCTGCGCTTCAAGCGTTCCTGA
- a CDS encoding cytochrome P450: MAPTPLLGSRTLDRQTARTLPPGPKLPTLVQSALFASHRKTFFPRMRAKYGDVFTIRLVPSRRVCVVLSRPDHIREVFGSPPSVMHAGEGNTVLEPIMGSHSLLLLDDEDHVRMRKQLMPAFSGVALRGYAEMVFELAQAEVARWPVGEPFKVHERMRNLTLEIILQVIFGVTDVDRLNTLRPLMDKIVSVSPVIMLGGFYPALLRVRPWKTYLDTQQQVDEILYDEIAKRRETYAGRTDVLSRLLAAGQWSDVELRDQLVTLLLAGHETTATAVAWAFHELARRPEDLAFGQRAADAGADDELEAILKEALRLRPVVYQVGRRLTETTDIAGYRLPRGTTIMAAIGLVHRDAEHFPMPEDFRPQRFLSDDPPAPGTWMPFGGGARRCIGAGFSLMEGTEILRAALTAYNFQAPHPKPEPAQPKNVTLVPRRGAEVQVTKR; this comes from the coding sequence ATGGCTCCGACACCTTTGCTCGGTTCGCGGACCCTCGACCGGCAGACGGCGCGGACGTTGCCGCCCGGGCCGAAGCTGCCGACGCTCGTGCAGAGTGCGTTGTTCGCGAGTCATCGCAAGACGTTCTTCCCGCGGATGCGGGCGAAGTACGGCGACGTGTTCACGATCCGGCTGGTGCCGTCGCGCCGGGTCTGCGTCGTACTGAGCCGCCCGGACCACATCCGCGAGGTGTTCGGCAGCCCGCCGTCGGTGATGCACGCCGGCGAGGGCAACACCGTGCTCGAGCCCATCATGGGCTCGCACTCGCTGCTGCTGCTCGACGACGAGGACCACGTCCGGATGCGCAAGCAGCTGATGCCGGCGTTCTCCGGCGTGGCGCTGCGCGGGTACGCCGAGATGGTGTTCGAGCTCGCCCAGGCCGAGGTGGCGCGGTGGCCGGTCGGCGAGCCGTTCAAGGTGCACGAGCGGATGCGGAACCTGACGCTGGAGATCATCCTGCAGGTGATCTTCGGCGTCACCGACGTCGACCGGCTCAACACGCTGCGCCCGCTGATGGACAAGATCGTCTCGGTGTCGCCGGTGATCATGCTCGGCGGCTTCTACCCGGCGCTGCTCCGGGTCCGGCCGTGGAAGACGTACCTGGACACCCAGCAGCAGGTCGACGAGATCCTGTACGACGAGATCGCCAAGCGGCGCGAGACCTACGCCGGACGCACCGACGTACTCTCCCGGCTGCTCGCCGCGGGGCAGTGGTCGGACGTGGAGCTGCGCGACCAGCTGGTGACGCTGCTGCTGGCCGGCCACGAGACGACGGCGACCGCGGTGGCGTGGGCGTTCCACGAGCTGGCGCGGCGGCCGGAGGACCTCGCGTTCGGGCAGCGGGCCGCGGACGCCGGCGCGGACGACGAGCTGGAGGCGATCCTCAAGGAGGCGCTGCGGCTGCGCCCGGTCGTCTACCAGGTCGGTCGCCGGCTGACCGAGACGACCGACATCGCGGGCTACCGGCTGCCGCGCGGTACGACGATCATGGCCGCGATCGGGCTGGTGCACCGGGACGCCGAGCACTTCCCGATGCCGGAGGACTTCCGGCCGCAGCGGTTCCTGTCCGACGACCCGCCCGCGCCGGGGACGTGGATGCCGTTCGGCGGCGGGGCGCGGCGCTGTATCGGGGCCGGGTTCTCGCTGATGGAGGGCACCGAGATCCTCCGCGCCGCGCTCACCGCGTACAACTTCCAGGCCCCGCACCCGAAACCCGAACCGGCCCAGCCGAAGAACGTGACCCTGGTCCCCCGCCGCGGCGCGGAGGTCCAGGTCACGAAGCGCTAG
- a CDS encoding DUF5709 domain-containing protein, whose translation MTENNREDYGSYSVDDEDQLQAEDTLDDRGVDDLLDEGYSPPEKWSAGEGFGTTADEALQGESLDQRIAQEVPDVDPYAEEGEDVGGPEVGTARSGRLVASDEGAHSDEDDELFAEDVGIDGAAAGAEEAAVHVVDDEDNFELDGDDEEDLQNYRDVDLGDVTDLED comes from the coding sequence ATGACCGAGAACAACCGCGAGGACTACGGCAGCTACAGCGTCGACGACGAGGATCAGCTGCAGGCGGAGGACACGCTCGACGACCGCGGGGTGGACGACCTGCTCGACGAGGGCTACTCGCCGCCGGAGAAGTGGTCCGCGGGCGAGGGCTTCGGTACGACGGCCGACGAGGCGCTGCAGGGCGAGTCGCTGGACCAGCGGATCGCGCAGGAGGTGCCGGACGTCGACCCGTACGCCGAGGAGGGCGAGGACGTCGGCGGCCCGGAGGTCGGCACCGCCCGCTCCGGCCGGTTGGTCGCGTCCGACGAGGGCGCGCACAGCGACGAGGACGACGAACTGTTCGCCGAGGACGTCGGCATCGACGGCGCGGCCGCCGGGGCCGAGGAGGCCGCCGTGCACGTCGTCGACGACGAGGACAACTTCGAGCTCGACGGCGACGACGAGGAAGACCTGCAGAACTACCGCGACGTCGACCTCGGCGACGTCACCGACCTCGAGGACTGA
- a CDS encoding FUSC family protein translates to MDPVRLTLDQLRELRDDIAPQAARRSRASIHRRAERWRSRAFFIAQCAIAAGVAWAIARYVVGHSQPFFAPVAAMICLGFSFGQRLRRVAEVMVGVAVGVGVGDLFVAAFGTGIAQLIFVIALAMSIAVLLGAGNLMTTQAGVQAAIVTTLLPDPGAGFGRWQDAALGGLVALAAATIAPAAAIRRPRQQAAGVLGELAEILNETADGLRSRDEEAVTDALRRARASESRLDDLRSAAEEGVAVVRLSPFRRRHRGRVQEIADLVVPLDRAIRNTRVLVRRCAVSVWRDEAMPAEYPMLLERLADGTRLIGESLFEPAADVAAHRVLGELGRRTAAMPLPAGLSAVVVLGQIRSTIVDLLELTGTSYDEARKLVPLRLDGLDEK, encoded by the coding sequence GTGGATCCGGTCAGGCTGACGTTGGACCAGTTGCGTGAGCTGCGCGACGACATCGCGCCGCAGGCCGCGCGGCGGTCCCGTGCGTCGATCCACCGGCGCGCCGAGCGGTGGCGGAGCCGGGCCTTCTTCATCGCCCAGTGCGCGATCGCGGCCGGGGTGGCCTGGGCGATCGCCCGGTACGTCGTCGGTCACAGCCAGCCGTTCTTCGCGCCGGTCGCGGCGATGATCTGCCTCGGGTTCAGCTTCGGCCAGCGGCTGCGCCGGGTCGCGGAGGTGATGGTCGGCGTCGCCGTCGGGGTGGGCGTCGGCGACCTGTTCGTGGCCGCCTTCGGGACCGGCATCGCACAACTGATCTTCGTGATCGCGCTGGCGATGAGCATCGCCGTACTGCTCGGCGCCGGCAACCTGATGACCACGCAGGCCGGCGTCCAGGCCGCGATCGTCACCACGCTGCTGCCCGACCCGGGCGCGGGTTTCGGCCGCTGGCAGGACGCCGCGCTAGGCGGACTGGTCGCACTGGCCGCGGCCACGATCGCCCCCGCTGCCGCGATCCGGCGCCCTCGGCAACAAGCTGCCGGGGTGCTCGGCGAACTGGCCGAGATCCTCAACGAGACCGCGGACGGCCTCCGGAGCCGGGACGAGGAGGCGGTCACCGACGCGCTCCGGCGCGCGCGGGCGAGCGAGTCCCGGCTCGACGACCTGCGGAGTGCCGCGGAGGAAGGGGTCGCGGTCGTGCGGCTGTCCCCGTTCCGCCGCCGGCACCGCGGGCGGGTCCAGGAGATCGCCGATCTCGTCGTACCGCTGGACCGCGCGATCCGGAACACCCGCGTGCTGGTCCGCCGGTGCGCGGTGTCCGTGTGGCGCGACGAGGCGATGCCCGCGGAGTACCCGATGCTGCTCGAGCGCCTCGCCGACGGGACCCGGCTGATCGGCGAGTCCCTGTTCGAACCGGCCGCCGACGTCGCCGCGCACCGCGTGCTCGGCGAGCTGGGACGTCGTACGGCGGCCATGCCGCTGCCGGCCGGGCTGTCCGCGGTGGTCGTCCTCGGCCAGATCCGCTCCACGATCGTCGACCTGCTCGAACTCACCGGCACGTCGTACGACGAGGCACGCAAGCTCGTCCCACTGCGGCTGGACGGGCTCGACGAGAAGTAG
- a CDS encoding OsmC family protein — MSEHVVDVSWSRGEHEFTYDSYNRDHEWRFDGGITVPGSANPKYLGNPGPVDPEEAFVAALSSCHMLTFLAIAARKRLVVDAYDDHAVGVLAKSESGRLAITQVTLHPKITWHGPEPDAATLDRLHDLAHRECFIANSVTTEITVAAGK; from the coding sequence ATGTCGGAGCACGTGGTCGATGTCAGCTGGAGCCGTGGTGAGCACGAGTTCACCTATGACTCCTACAACCGCGACCACGAGTGGCGCTTCGACGGCGGCATCACGGTGCCGGGCTCGGCGAACCCGAAGTACCTGGGGAACCCGGGCCCGGTCGACCCGGAGGAGGCGTTCGTGGCGGCCCTGTCGTCGTGCCACATGCTGACGTTCCTGGCGATCGCGGCCCGCAAACGCCTGGTCGTCGACGCGTACGACGACCACGCGGTAGGCGTCCTGGCAAAGAGCGAGTCCGGTCGACTGGCAATCACCCAGGTAACCCTGCACCCCAAAATCACCTGGCACGGCCCCGAACCGGACGCCGCGACCCTCGACCGCCTCCACGACCTGGCCCACCGAGAATGCTTCATAGCAAACTCTGTAACCACCGAGATCACGGTTGCTGCTGGCAAATGA
- a CDS encoding phosphatidylinositol-specific phospholipase C1-like protein — MRINKTVVAGVASVAVAASGVAGTALSRDDSAASGGGLRFNQVQMIGSHNSYHRELSPAEQKLQQTMNPGSVDLWYSHAPIGQQLEDQNVRTLELDLVPDPDGGLYTYPLIRKLTGQGPLTDPAMAQPGIKVMHVPDFDYNGTCKTFVLCLQQVKAWSDANPDHTPITISLELKQSDPKVVAAGGVQTPPWNLANLESVDREIRSVFPEQELLSPDDVRKPGLTLEESVLTKGWPKLNDVRGQVLFYFDNGGAGTIRDLYRAGHENLEGRAVFTRGPEGQPDAAITQVNDPRGANQAEIQRLVTKGYLIRTRSDEPMATIRDKDYSRLGIALGSGAQIVTTDWPVAGMAARYDSDFVAKLPGDTPVRCNPVSAPAWCRGDVAER; from the coding sequence ATGCGCATCAACAAGACAGTGGTGGCCGGAGTGGCGTCCGTGGCGGTCGCGGCGTCCGGAGTCGCCGGTACGGCGCTCAGCCGGGACGACTCGGCGGCGAGCGGCGGTGGGTTGCGGTTCAACCAGGTGCAGATGATCGGGTCGCACAACTCGTACCACCGCGAGCTCAGCCCGGCCGAGCAGAAGCTCCAGCAGACCATGAACCCGGGCTCGGTCGACCTCTGGTACTCGCACGCGCCGATTGGGCAGCAGCTCGAGGACCAGAACGTCCGGACGCTCGAGCTCGACCTGGTCCCGGACCCCGACGGCGGGCTGTACACCTACCCGCTGATCCGGAAGCTGACCGGGCAGGGCCCGCTCACCGATCCGGCGATGGCGCAGCCCGGGATCAAGGTCATGCACGTCCCGGACTTCGACTACAACGGCACCTGCAAGACCTTCGTGCTCTGCCTGCAGCAGGTGAAGGCCTGGTCCGACGCGAACCCGGACCACACGCCGATCACGATCAGCCTCGAGCTCAAGCAGTCCGACCCGAAGGTGGTCGCGGCCGGCGGCGTGCAGACGCCTCCGTGGAACCTCGCGAACCTGGAGAGCGTCGACCGGGAGATCCGGTCGGTGTTCCCGGAGCAGGAGCTGCTGTCGCCGGACGACGTCCGCAAGCCTGGCCTGACGCTGGAGGAGTCGGTGCTGACCAAGGGCTGGCCGAAGCTGAACGACGTCCGCGGGCAGGTGCTGTTCTACTTCGACAACGGCGGCGCGGGCACGATCCGCGACCTCTACCGGGCCGGTCACGAGAACCTCGAGGGCCGGGCGGTCTTCACCCGCGGGCCCGAGGGCCAGCCGGACGCCGCGATCACCCAGGTCAACGACCCGCGCGGCGCGAACCAGGCCGAGATCCAGCGGCTCGTGACGAAGGGCTACCTGATCCGGACCCGGTCCGACGAGCCGATGGCGACGATCCGGGACAAGGACTACAGCCGGCTCGGCATCGCGCTCGGCAGCGGCGCGCAGATCGTGACGACGGACTGGCCGGTCGCCGGCATGGCCGCGCGGTACGACAGCGACTTCGTCGCGAAGCTGCCCGGCGACACCCCCGTACGATGCAACCCGGTGTCGGCGCCGGCGTGGTGCCGGGGAGACGTCGCGGAGAGGTGA
- a CDS encoding TetR/AcrR family transcriptional regulator, with protein MVTSGAYPLRRTPTQDRASRQVERILDAACAEVVERGYDAASTSGIAKRAEIAVGSVYRYFPDKRSLIQAIERRNQARYTDAVRERLADVTSWRQAVDVTLDTFREMHRTDPGFKAVVLSGLGDPELEAKPGEFDDQHAGEFAELLTARFGAHDSREFRLAVTLSITMGEALAHLADRLPADEADYVLDRGRPVLYNLLAPHLPA; from the coding sequence ATGGTGACTTCGGGGGCCTATCCGCTGCGCCGGACGCCGACGCAGGACCGGGCGAGCCGGCAGGTCGAGCGGATCCTGGACGCGGCCTGCGCCGAGGTGGTCGAGCGCGGGTACGACGCGGCGTCGACGAGCGGGATCGCGAAGCGGGCCGAGATCGCGGTCGGCAGCGTGTACCGGTACTTCCCGGACAAGCGCAGCCTGATCCAGGCGATCGAGCGCCGGAACCAGGCGCGCTACACCGACGCGGTCCGGGAGCGGCTGGCGGACGTCACGAGCTGGCGGCAGGCGGTCGACGTCACGCTGGACACGTTCCGGGAGATGCACCGCACGGATCCCGGCTTCAAGGCGGTCGTGCTGAGCGGCCTCGGCGATCCGGAGCTGGAGGCGAAGCCGGGCGAGTTCGACGATCAGCACGCCGGGGAGTTCGCGGAGCTGCTGACGGCGCGGTTCGGCGCGCACGACTCGCGGGAGTTCCGCCTGGCGGTGACGCTCAGCATCACGATGGGCGAGGCGCTGGCCCACCTGGCGGACCGGCTGCCCGCCGACGAGGCGGACTACGTTCTGGACCGGGGCCGGCCGGTGCTCTACAACCTGCTCGCCCCACATCTTCCTGCTTGA
- a CDS encoding DUF3592 domain-containing protein has protein sequence MLTIVVLGGFGLVLVVAAFIVTEVLAGLRRDEIPTGTEEKTAGRVIRVRGPVRGQLESGAPAVYTEVIVEYYTRRGEGPYEVARKFPVGSRITYAKGDRVIVAYDVRTPRRARLAGRVSHWPTLGPYSAAPAA, from the coding sequence ATGTTGACGATCGTTGTACTCGGTGGGTTCGGCCTGGTGCTGGTGGTCGCGGCCTTCATCGTGACCGAAGTCCTGGCCGGTCTGCGGCGGGACGAGATCCCCACCGGCACGGAGGAGAAGACCGCGGGACGAGTGATCCGGGTGCGTGGCCCGGTCCGCGGCCAACTGGAGAGCGGTGCCCCGGCGGTCTACACCGAGGTCATCGTGGAGTACTACACCCGCCGGGGTGAGGGCCCGTACGAGGTCGCTCGCAAGTTCCCGGTCGGGAGCCGCATTACTTACGCCAAGGGTGACCGGGTCATCGTCGCGTACGACGTCCGGACGCCCCGCCGGGCCCGCCTGGCCGGCCGGGTCAGCCACTGGCCGACCCTGGGACCGTATTCCGCTGCCCCGGCAGCCTGA
- a CDS encoding DUF5107 domain-containing protein, with protein MTILSAHTLVLPAASLGEEDPLPPLRMQREAHQVVNLAELPEDLRENIQYGRLHSPLPCLNQDGYDRTLTETPFPALVLENDHLRAAVLPSLGGRLYSLVHKATGDELLYRNPVFQPANLALRNAWFAGGVEWNVGSTGHWTGTCAPMHAARVEGPDGTPVLRLWELERTRNLVTQLDFWLPEDSDFLYVGVRLQNPSDVDVPAYWWSNIAVPQSPDRRVLVPADQAWRFGYTSRLDLIDVETDLTYPMRHPRAVDYFFEPLAGERSWIASVDGDGAGLVQASTERLPGRKLFVWGQGDGGRRWQEWLSPGLEGHGYAEIQAGLARTQMEHLKLPAATSWTWLEAYGRLAMDAGAAHSEDWHTARRAGAHALAPVLDELPGREKAWLEVVDSAPVERLAVGSGWGALELKRTGWTVSAGTPFGDDTLTSREQAWLPLLEGRLPVRDDVPDGTLVAWRELLEQAEDNWLVWYHRGVARHYHGDVDGAVEAWRRSGDNPWALRNLGVVTGELVYYERAVALRPELVPLVAEAVAAALDADVPLAERLLAQAPDDPRIQLLRVRHALETGDPGTAHDLLAAGIQLATVREGANPLTDYWLAAEEALGTQRPVPPQYQFGMGGN; from the coding sequence GTGACAATCCTTTCCGCGCACACCCTTGTCCTGCCCGCCGCTTCGCTCGGTGAAGAGGACCCGCTGCCGCCGCTGCGCATGCAGCGCGAGGCCCACCAGGTCGTCAACCTCGCCGAGCTGCCCGAGGACCTCCGCGAGAACATCCAGTACGGCCGGCTGCACAGCCCCTTGCCCTGTCTCAACCAGGACGGCTACGACCGCACGCTGACCGAGACGCCGTTTCCGGCGCTGGTGCTCGAGAACGACCACCTCCGCGCCGCTGTGCTGCCGAGCCTCGGCGGGCGGCTGTACTCGCTCGTGCACAAGGCGACCGGGGACGAGCTGCTCTACCGCAATCCGGTCTTCCAGCCCGCCAACCTTGCCCTGCGCAACGCCTGGTTCGCCGGCGGCGTCGAGTGGAACGTCGGCAGTACCGGCCACTGGACCGGGACCTGCGCGCCGATGCACGCCGCTCGCGTCGAAGGCCCCGACGGTACGCCGGTCCTGCGGCTGTGGGAGCTGGAACGCACCCGCAACCTGGTTACGCAGCTCGACTTCTGGCTGCCCGAGGACTCGGACTTCCTGTACGTCGGCGTACGGCTGCAGAACCCGTCGGACGTCGACGTACCGGCGTACTGGTGGTCGAACATCGCCGTACCGCAGTCGCCCGACCGGCGGGTGCTGGTGCCTGCGGACCAGGCCTGGCGGTTCGGGTACACGAGCCGGCTCGACCTGATCGACGTGGAGACGGACCTGACGTATCCGATGCGGCATCCGCGGGCCGTCGACTACTTCTTCGAGCCGCTGGCCGGAGAGCGGTCGTGGATCGCGTCTGTGGACGGAGACGGTGCTGGGCTGGTGCAGGCGTCGACCGAGCGGTTGCCGGGGCGGAAGCTGTTCGTCTGGGGGCAGGGTGACGGCGGCCGGCGTTGGCAGGAGTGGTTGTCGCCGGGGCTCGAGGGGCACGGGTACGCCGAGATCCAGGCCGGGCTCGCGCGGACGCAGATGGAGCACCTCAAGCTGCCGGCCGCTACGTCCTGGACGTGGCTGGAGGCGTACGGGCGTCTCGCCATGGACGCCGGTGCTGCGCATTCCGAGGACTGGCACACGGCTCGCCGTGCGGGTGCCCACGCACTGGCGCCTGTGCTCGACGAGTTGCCTGGGCGCGAGAAGGCCTGGCTGGAGGTTGTCGACTCGGCTCCGGTGGAGCGCCTCGCTGTCGGGTCCGGGTGGGGAGCACTGGAGCTCAAGCGGACCGGGTGGACCGTGTCGGCGGGTACGCCGTTCGGCGACGACACGTTGACGTCGCGGGAGCAGGCCTGGCTGCCGCTGCTCGAGGGCCGGCTGCCGGTGCGGGACGACGTACCGGACGGAACGCTGGTGGCGTGGCGGGAGCTGCTGGAGCAGGCGGAGGACAACTGGCTGGTCTGGTACCACCGGGGAGTCGCGCGGCACTACCACGGGGACGTCGACGGCGCGGTCGAGGCATGGCGGCGGTCCGGGGACAATCCCTGGGCTCTACGCAACCTCGGTGTAGTGACGGGAGAGTTGGTGTACTACGAGCGCGCGGTCGCGCTCCGGCCCGAGTTGGTGCCCCTCGTCGCGGAGGCGGTCGCGGCGGCGCTCGACGCCGACGTACCGCTGGCCGAGCGGCTGCTCGCGCAGGCGCCCGACGATCCGCGGATCCAGCTGCTGCGGGTGCGGCATGCCTTGGAGACCGGCGATCCGGGGACGGCGCACGACCTGCTGGCCGCCGGGATCCAGCTGGCCACTGTCCGGGAGGGCGCGAACCCGCTCACCGACTACTGGCTGGCCGCCGAGGAGGCGCTTGGCACACAGCGGCCAGTTCCGCCGCAGTACCAGTTCGGAATGGGCGGAAACTGA